One Sander vitreus isolate 19-12246 unplaced genomic scaffold, sanVit1 ctg234_0, whole genome shotgun sequence genomic window carries:
- the mrnip gene encoding MRN complex-interacting protein, which translates to MVQEFHVVRCFSCQSFQVHQVKKVNRWSCKLCGEKQSLKKEFGRGSGADCRRHVQKLNAMRGAVMEKQEHNTWSLCKQEEEEEEHEQETLGSRWTKYLDPPEEAEPEDGENVLMDRQHLHGNNTADRKRKRRGETDGGRSSFSPEQSNWSRTTSAETTSSPSPSLNRPSLNRPSLNRPSPSLNRATPPSMSSGPASRWSCFLSSSERQREGAEPPVNGRSQAVGGAASLPCNDVITQWAEPPVGGRSQAVGGAASLPCNDVITQWAEPPVGGRSQAVGGAASLPCNDVITQWAEPPVGGRSQAVGGAAPLPYNDVISQALPLPRPLLPVSSMFESGEDFSFDDF; encoded by the exons ATGGTTCAGGAGTTTCACGTTGTAAGGTGTTTCAGCTGTCAGAGCTTCCAGGTTCACCAg GTGAAAAAAGTGAACAGGTGGAGCTGTAAACTGTGTGGAGAGAAACAGTCGCTGAAGAAG GAGTTTGGGCGGGGCTCCGGGGCCGACTGCAGACGTCATGTCCAGAAACTCAACGCCATGAGAGGAGCCGTGATGGAGAAGCAGGAGCACAACACCTGGTCGCTATG taaacaagaagaagaagaagaagaacacgagcag GAGACTCTGGGGAGCCGCTGGACCAAATACCTGGACCCACCTGAGGAGGCGGAGCCAGAGGACGGGGAGAATGTTTTGATGGACAGGCAGCATCTCCATGgcaacaacacagctgacag gaagaggaagaggagaggagagacagatggaggacGGAGCAGCTTCTCACCTGAACAG TCAAACTGGTCTAGGACAACCTCAGCCGAAACCACCAGTTCTCCCAGTCCCAGTCTGAACCGGCCCAGTCTGAACCGGCCCAGTCTGAACCGGCCCAGTCCCAGTCTGAACCGGGCCACTCCTCCCAGTATGAGTTCTGGACCAGCCAGCAGGTGGTCTTGTTTCCTCAGTAGTTCTGAGCGTCAGAGGGAGGGGGCGGAGCCTCCTGTCAATGGGAGGAGTCAGGCAGTGGGCGGAGCTGCCTCTCTGCCCTGTAATGATGTCATCACCCAGTGGGCAGAGCCTCCTGTCGGTGGGAGGAGTCAGGCAGTGGGCGGAGCTGCCTCTCTGCCCTGTAATGATGTCATCACCCAGTGGGCAGAGCCTCCTGTCGGTGGGAGGAGTCAGGCAGTGGGCGGAGCTGCCTCTCTGCCCTGTAATGATGTCATCACCCAGTGGGCAGAGCCTCCTGTCGGTGGGAGGAGTCAGGCAGTGGGCGGAGCTGCCCCACTGCCCTATAATGATGTCATCAGCCAGGCCCTGCCCCTCCCCCGGCCCCTCCTTCCTGTTTCCTCCATGTTTGAGAGCGGCGAGGATTTCAGCTTCGACGACTTTTAG